From one Rhodamnia argentea isolate NSW1041297 chromosome 1, ASM2092103v1, whole genome shotgun sequence genomic stretch:
- the LOC115747796 gene encoding uncharacterized protein LOC115747796, protein MASWKKTITSPFRKACTFFSQSPSRDKKSHQEHEKRVNMTNLQGEVMACAYEDVQVMWSILDKSKAIACD, encoded by the exons ATGGCTTCTTGGAAGAAAACCATTACCTCCCCATTTCGGAAAGCCTGCACCTTCTTCAGCCAGAGCCCCTCCCGAGACAAGAAATCCCACCAAG AGCATGAGAAGCGAGTGAACATGACGAACTTGCAGGGGGAAGTGATGGCCTGCGCTTACGAGGATGTCCAAGTGATGTGGTCGATCCTCGACAAGTCCAAGGCCATCGCATGCGACTGA
- the LOC115747785 gene encoding auxin-responsive protein IAA31, with protein sequence MGRASAKDYSPSSSSSSSSPSSVDCSKHKNRTGASLSFASSMCQFSGCNSGCSSSTRGGRTRRGDLNTDLRLGLSIVSPDAQRDNWIDPSASKQREQRQDWPPIKSLLRTTLAVAGKADTSVSNVHNNNGDRNASLFVKVYMEGIPIGRKLDLLALHDYDDLISTLAHMFTTPIAYPNGDRADHAESLHVLTYEDREGDWMMAGDVPWEMFMTTVKRLKITRSDRC encoded by the exons atgggaaGAGCTTCAGCTAAAGATTACTCACCTTCGTCGTCTTCGTCGtcatcttcaccatcttcaGTCGATTGCAGCAAGCACAAGAACCGTACGGGAGCTTCCCTCTCTTTTGCTTCGTCAATGTGCCAGTTTTCCGGCTGCAACAGCGGGTGCTCATCATCAACGAGAGGAGGAAGGACAAGAAGAGGAGATCTCAACACTGATCTGAGGCTTGGACTCAGTATAGTCTCCCCTGATGCCCAAAGAGATAATTGGATTGACCCTTCGGCTTCGAAGCAGAG GGAGCAAAGACAAGACTGGCCACCCATCAAGTCCCTCCTGAGAACCACACTTGCTGTTGCAGGCAAAGCTGATACCAGCGTTAGCAATGTACATAACAACAATGGCGATAGGAATGCTTCTTTGTTTGTCAAGGTGTACATGGAAGGGATCCCAATTGGAAGAAAGCTTGACCTGCTAGCTCTTCACGATTATGATGATCTCATATCAACTCTTGCTCACATGTTCACAACCCCAATTGCTT ATCCTAATGGAGATAGAGCTGATCATGCTGAAAGCCTGCATGTTTTGACCTATGAAGACAGAGAAGGAGATTGGATGATGGCTGGAGATGTTCCATGGGA GATGTTCATGACCACCGTCAAGAGACTGAAGATCACGAGATCCGACAGATGTTAA